A portion of the Limosilactobacillus reuteri genome contains these proteins:
- a CDS encoding ATP-dependent Clp protease ATP-binding subunit: MDNMFTPSAKHVLAIAQEQAKYFKHQAVGTEHLLLALSMDKDGIANKIFEQFSITNDDIREEIERLIGYGTMENLGASDYLPYSPKAKQVLSLAGKEAQQMHALKIGTEHLLLALIADESVLSSRILYSLDVVPRQMRKVILRRLGIADSQQRNSSRQSSRRRVQQTGTPTLDKLARDMTELARNGQLDPVIGRNKEVKRVEQILSRRTKNNPVLIGEPGVGKTAIAEGLAQRIVEGKVPAELANKRLMMLDMGSLVAGTKYRGEFEDRLKKVIDEIQNDGHVILFIDELHTLIGAGGAEGAIDASNILKPALARGELQTIGATTLDEYQKYIESDAALERRFATVQVDEPTTDQTLQILRGLRPKYEEHHHAKITDEALEEAVKLSDRYISDRFLPDKAIDLIDESAAMVRIDAEDKKNHQPSLESQLEDLQTQKEEAIDNQDFDRAATLRQQELALKDKIDRKKQRAQQKDSHNYKLKVTGENIAQVVAEWTGVPLTQLKKSESERLVNLEKVLHQRVIGQDEVVTVVAKAIRRARSGLKDPSRPIGSFMFLGPTGVGKTELAKALAAAMFGSEDNMIRIDMSEYMEKYSTSRLIGAAPGYVGYDEGGQLTEKVRQHPYSVVLLDEAEKAHPDVFNLLLQVLDDGYLTDAKGRRVDFRNTIIIMTSNLGATQLQDEKEVGFGAKDMSQDYNAMAAAIKQQMRLYFRPEFLNRIDETIIFHSLQKKELHQIVKLMVNDLNKRVSEQGINLKVTPAAIDVIAKLGYNPAYGARPLRRALQDHVEDDLSTGLLSGEINVGDDVTVGAHQGKITFKVKKSDEDKAVELKLNK; this comes from the coding sequence ATGGATAATATGTTCACGCCAAGTGCAAAGCATGTTCTAGCAATTGCACAAGAACAAGCAAAATACTTTAAACACCAAGCAGTAGGGACTGAACACCTTTTGCTTGCCCTCTCAATGGATAAAGATGGGATTGCTAATAAAATATTTGAACAATTTTCTATTACAAACGATGATATTCGTGAAGAAATTGAACGCTTAATTGGCTATGGAACGATGGAAAATCTGGGAGCTTCAGATTATCTCCCATACTCACCAAAAGCAAAGCAAGTATTATCGTTAGCAGGAAAAGAAGCCCAACAAATGCATGCATTGAAGATTGGCACTGAACACTTATTATTAGCCTTAATCGCTGATGAAAGTGTCCTATCTTCACGGATTTTATATAGTCTAGATGTTGTACCGCGACAGATGAGAAAAGTAATCTTACGGCGGTTAGGGATTGCTGATAGTCAGCAACGCAATTCTAGTCGTCAATCGTCTCGTCGGCGGGTCCAACAAACTGGTACACCAACATTAGATAAACTAGCTCGTGATATGACAGAACTTGCTCGGAATGGCCAGCTTGATCCTGTAATTGGTCGAAATAAGGAAGTTAAACGTGTGGAGCAGATTCTTAGTCGTCGTACCAAGAACAATCCTGTGCTGATCGGTGAACCTGGTGTAGGAAAGACAGCGATTGCTGAAGGACTTGCTCAGCGGATTGTTGAGGGGAAAGTCCCAGCTGAATTGGCTAATAAACGTTTAATGATGCTAGATATGGGATCATTAGTTGCGGGTACCAAGTATCGAGGAGAATTTGAAGATCGCCTTAAGAAAGTGATTGATGAGATTCAAAATGATGGGCATGTGATTCTTTTTATTGATGAACTCCATACCTTAATTGGTGCTGGTGGTGCTGAAGGAGCAATTGATGCATCTAATATTTTGAAACCAGCCTTAGCACGAGGCGAGTTGCAAACAATTGGTGCTACTACCCTTGATGAATATCAGAAATATATAGAATCTGATGCGGCACTTGAACGACGCTTTGCTACTGTTCAAGTTGATGAGCCGACTACTGACCAAACCCTGCAAATCCTGCGAGGACTACGACCGAAGTATGAGGAGCACCACCATGCTAAGATTACTGATGAAGCGCTGGAAGAAGCAGTTAAATTGTCGGATCGTTATATTTCAGATCGTTTCTTGCCGGATAAAGCAATTGATCTTATTGATGAATCGGCAGCTATGGTTCGGATTGATGCTGAAGATAAGAAAAATCATCAGCCTTCATTAGAAAGTCAGTTAGAAGATTTGCAAACCCAAAAAGAAGAAGCAATTGATAATCAAGACTTTGATCGTGCAGCTACTCTTCGTCAACAAGAATTAGCACTAAAAGATAAGATTGATCGCAAAAAGCAACGCGCTCAACAAAAGGATTCTCATAACTATAAATTGAAAGTAACTGGTGAAAACATTGCACAAGTTGTTGCTGAATGGACAGGAGTTCCTTTAACTCAATTGAAGAAGAGCGAGAGTGAACGATTGGTTAACTTGGAAAAGGTTCTGCACCAACGAGTAATTGGTCAAGATGAAGTAGTTACCGTAGTCGCTAAAGCAATTCGGCGTGCAAGAAGCGGTCTTAAGGATCCTAGTCGGCCGATTGGTTCCTTTATGTTTTTAGGACCAACTGGGGTAGGAAAAACAGAGCTTGCCAAGGCATTGGCTGCTGCAATGTTTGGCTCGGAAGATAATATGATCCGGATTGATATGTCAGAATATATGGAAAAATATAGTACTAGTCGCTTGATTGGTGCCGCTCCAGGATATGTCGGTTATGACGAGGGTGGACAATTAACTGAAAAAGTACGGCAACATCCATATTCAGTTGTCTTATTAGATGAAGCCGAAAAGGCACATCCGGATGTGTTTAATTTATTACTTCAAGTTTTAGATGATGGTTACTTAACTGATGCAAAAGGTCGGCGCGTTGATTTTAGAAATACCATTATTATTATGACTTCTAACCTTGGAGCAACTCAGCTTCAGGATGAAAAAGAAGTTGGTTTTGGGGCAAAAGATATGTCACAAGACTATAATGCGATGGCTGCGGCGATTAAGCAACAAATGAGGTTATACTTCCGACCGGAATTCCTTAATCGGATTGATGAAACGATTATTTTCCATTCATTACAAAAGAAAGAACTTCATCAAATTGTTAAACTCATGGTTAATGATTTAAATAAGCGGGTAAGCGAGCAAGGTATTAACTTGAAAGTTACGCCTGCTGCAATTGATGTAATCGCAAAGCTTGGTTACAATCCCGCTTATGGGGCTCGTCCGCTTCGTCGTGCTTTACAAGATCATGTTGAAGATGATTTGAGTACTGGCCTCCTTAGTGGTGAAATCAATGTTGGGGATGACGTAACAGTAGGTGCGCATCAAGGTAAAATTACTTTTAAAGTAAAAAAGTCGGATGAAGATAAAGCTGTTGAATTAAAATTGAATAAATAA
- a CDS encoding CtsR family transcriptional regulator, with protein sequence MENKSISDIIEAYLKEILGDSAQVEIRRSEIANQFDVVPSQINYVIKTRFTIQNGYLVKSKRGGGGYIRIERVNLLDDVNVLNSLIQAIGDSVRERDAFDIVRTLYEEDVITRREGDLMLVALSKQALAVNDSKVEDQLRARILVSFLNRLRYES encoded by the coding sequence ATGGAGAATAAAAGTATTTCAGATATTATCGAAGCATACTTAAAAGAAATACTTGGTGACTCAGCTCAGGTCGAGATTCGTCGTTCTGAGATTGCTAACCAGTTTGATGTAGTACCGTCACAGATTAATTATGTTATTAAGACGAGGTTTACTATTCAAAATGGTTATTTAGTGAAAAGTAAGCGTGGGGGCGGCGGGTACATTCGAATCGAGCGAGTTAATTTACTTGATGATGTAAATGTGCTAAACTCACTTATTCAAGCAATTGGCGACTCGGTTCGTGAACGTGATGCTTTTGATATCGTTCGAACGTTATATGAAGAAGACGTGATTACCAGACGTGAAGGAGATCTTATGCTTGTTGCATTATCTAAACAAGCGCTAGCAGTTAATGATAGTAAGGTTGAAGACCAACTTCGCGCCCGGATATTAGTATCATTCTTGAATCGACTTCGCTATGAAAGTTAA